The nucleotide sequence GTTACGTTCCTGCGGCCAGGCTGGTTCATGGAAAACGCCGCGTGGGATGTGGCTCCAGCCCGCGATACGGGGACGATTCCCAGCTTCCTGCAACCGCTCGACAAGCCCGTACCGATGGTCGCCACGGCGGACGTCGGCCGCGTCGCCGCACAACTGCTCCTGGAGCGCTGGCGTGGTGTGCGTGTCGTCGAACTGGAAGGGCCGCGGCGCGTCACTCCGATCGACATCGCGGAGACGTTTGCCGGAATTCTTGGCCATGCAGTACGCGCGGAGGTCGTTCAGCGTGACACGTGGGAAGCACTGTTCCGGTCCCAGGGAATGAAGGAGCCGTCGCCGCGCATGCGCATGCTCGACGGGTTCAATGAAGGCTGGATCACCTTCGAAGGCGAGGACGCCGACATCGTCAAGGGCGAAGTGGAGCTGGAAACCGTTCTGCGAGACCTCGTCTCACAAGCGGTCTAACGCGGGCGCACCCGGTGACGCGTACACGATGTCGCGTTGCCGCGTGCCAATCGCTCAACATTCATCAGGATTCTCCATGGAATACCGCACACTCGG is from Paraburkholderia flagellata and encodes:
- a CDS encoding NmrA family NAD(P)-binding protein — protein: MYAITGITGKVGGAVARTLLAAGQPVRAVVRDAARARTWAERGCEVVTAGMDDAASLAAAFEGTQGVFILPPSDFDPSPGFPEARVVIDAVRAALESAAPEKVVCLSTIGAQATETNLLTQRTLMEQALSTLPMPVTFLRPGWFMENAAWDVAPARDTGTIPSFLQPLDKPVPMVATADVGRVAAQLLLERWRGVRVVELEGPRRVTPIDIAETFAGILGHAVRAEVVQRDTWEALFRSQGMKEPSPRMRMLDGFNEGWITFEGEDADIVKGEVELETVLRDLVSQAV